A DNA window from Eptesicus fuscus isolate TK198812 chromosome 8, DD_ASM_mEF_20220401, whole genome shotgun sequence contains the following coding sequences:
- the LRP2BP gene encoding LRP2-binding protein isoform X1 produces the protein MQLTSEKLPKDPIYASLSQYAARNSSFFQWSKDKTDCYSHANLVDKALQLLKGRIIRGDAMAYFLRGQLYFEEGWYEEALEQFEEIKEHDHQAIYQLGVMYYDGLGTAVNAEKGVQYMKKIVDSPCPKTRHLQFAAAYNLGRAYYEGKGVNRSMEEAERLWLLAADNGNPKASVKAQSILGLYYSTKEPKELEKAFYWHSEACGNGNLESQGALGLMYFYGHGIHQDTEAALHCLREAAERGNVYAQGNLVEYYYNMKFFTKCVSFSKRIADYDEVHDISTIAQVTDCLPEFISRGMAMAAFYHARCLQLGLGTIKDEATAKQYYSKACLLDPALADELHSLLIHQRI, from the exons ATGCAGTTGACCAGTGAAAAGTTGCCCAAGGACCCCATTTATGCCTCTCTATCCCAGTATGCTGCCAGGAACTCCAGTTTCTTCCAGTGGTCAAAGGACAAGACTG ACTGTTACAGCCATGCTAATTTGGTGGATAAGGCATTGCAGCTCTTGAAGGGAAGAATAATAAGAGGGGATGCTATGGCATATTTCCTGCGAGGTCAACTATATTTTGAAGAG GGATGGTATGAAGAAGCATTAGAACAGTTTGAAGAAATCAAGGAACATGATCATCAAGCAATTTACCAGCTGGGCGTAATGTATTATGATGGGCTGGGGACAGCTGTAAACGCT gaaaaaggagtgcaatatatgaagaaaatagtTGATTCTCCATGTCCCAAAACAAGACACTTGCAATTTGCAGCTGCTTACAACCTTGGAAGAGCTTATTACGAAGGAAAAGGCGTTAACCGATCAATGGAGGAAGCTGAGAG ACTTTGGCTTTTGGCTGCGGACAATGGGAATCCAAAAGCCAGTGTGAAGGCTCAAAGTATCCTAGGGTTGTATTATTCAACGAAAGAACCCAAGGAGCTAGAAAAG GCATTTTATTGGCATTCGGAAGCCTGCGGCAATGGGAACCTGGAGTCCCAGGGTGCCCTGGGGCTCATGTACTTCTACGGACATGGCATCCACCAGGACACGGAGGCTGCCCTGCACTGCTTGCGGGAAGCCGCGGAGCGTGGAAATGTCTACGCCCAAGGCAATCTCGTGGAGTACTACTACAACATGAAGTTCTTCACGAAGTGCGTCTCCTTTTCCAAAAG GATTGCCGACTACGATGAGGTGCACGACATCTCGACGATAGCCCAGGTCACGGACTGTCTCCCAGAGTTCATCAGCAGAGGCATGGCCATGGCCGCCTTCTACCACGCCCGGTGCCTGCAGCTTGGCTTGGGGACCATAAAGGATGAAGCAACCGCCAAACAGTATTATTCTAAA GCTTGTCTTCTGGATCCTGCATTGGCAGATGAACTTCACTCTTTACTTATTCACCAAAGAATTTAG
- the ANKRD37 gene encoding ankyrin repeat domain-containing protein 37 isoform X1, producing the protein MSVFQGALARVTAERPRGAASVENLTDLLAAGASVNAPPDPCEQSPVHLAAGGGRAWFLLWQLQTGADLNQQDVFGEAPLHKAAKAGSLECLSLLVASDAQIDLCNKNGQTAEDLAWSCGFPECAKFLTAIKRMQTEHPGEPSRRDPCVPVLGQKRSFASAGNTSGKRKCP; encoded by the exons ATGTCCGTCTTCCAGGGAGCGCTCGCGAGGGTGACTGCGGAGCGACCACGGGGCGCTGCCTCG GTGGAGAATCTGACGGATCTGCTGGCGGCCGGGGCCTCGGTCAACGCACCCCCGGATCCCTGCGAGCAGTCGCCCGTCCACTTGGCCGCAGGTGGCGGCCGCGCTTGGTTTCTTCTCTGGCAGCTGCAGACGGGCGCGGACCTCAACCAGCAG GATGTGTTTGGAGAAGCTCCACTCCACAAGGCAGCAAAAGCGGGAAGCCTGGAATGCCTTAGCCTGCTTGTAGCCAGTGATGCCCAAATTGA tttatGTAATAAGAACGGGCAAACAGCTGAAGATCTTGCTTGGTCATGTGGATTTCCCGAATGTGCCAAGTTCCTTACAGCAATTAAACGTATGCAGACAGAACACCCAGGTGAGCCATCCCGTAGAGATCCCTGTGTTCCGGTGCTCGGACAGAAACGAAGCTTTGCGAGTGCAGGAAATACAAGTGGGAAAAGGAAGTGTCC ATGA
- the ANKRD37 gene encoding ankyrin repeat domain-containing protein 37 isoform X2 — MLLLDCNSEVENLTDLLAAGASVNAPPDPCEQSPVHLAAGGGRAWFLLWQLQTGADLNQQDVFGEAPLHKAAKAGSLECLSLLVASDAQIDLCNKNGQTAEDLAWSCGFPECAKFLTAIKRMQTEHPGEPSRRDPCVPVLGQKRSFASAGNTSGKRKCP, encoded by the exons ATGCTGCTGCTGGATTGCAACTCGGAG GTGGAGAATCTGACGGATCTGCTGGCGGCCGGGGCCTCGGTCAACGCACCCCCGGATCCCTGCGAGCAGTCGCCCGTCCACTTGGCCGCAGGTGGCGGCCGCGCTTGGTTTCTTCTCTGGCAGCTGCAGACGGGCGCGGACCTCAACCAGCAG GATGTGTTTGGAGAAGCTCCACTCCACAAGGCAGCAAAAGCGGGAAGCCTGGAATGCCTTAGCCTGCTTGTAGCCAGTGATGCCCAAATTGA tttatGTAATAAGAACGGGCAAACAGCTGAAGATCTTGCTTGGTCATGTGGATTTCCCGAATGTGCCAAGTTCCTTACAGCAATTAAACGTATGCAGACAGAACACCCAGGTGAGCCATCCCGTAGAGATCCCTGTGTTCCGGTGCTCGGACAGAAACGAAGCTTTGCGAGTGCAGGAAATACAAGTGGGAAAAGGAAGTGTCC ATGA
- the LRP2BP gene encoding LRP2-binding protein isoform X2 produces the protein MQLTSEKLPKDPIYASLSQYAARNSSFFQWSKDKTDCYSHANLVDKALQLLKGRIIRGDAMAYFLRGQLYFEEGWYEEALEQFEEIKEHDHQAIYQLGVMYYDGLGTAVNAEKGVQYMKKIVDSPCPKTRHLQFAAAYNLGRAYYEGKGVNRSMEEAERLWLLAADNGNPKASVKAQSILGLYYSTKEPKELEKAFYWHSEACGNGNLESQGALGLMYFYGHGIHQDTEAALHCLREAAERGNVYAQGNLVEYYYNMKFFTKCVSFSKR, from the exons ATGCAGTTGACCAGTGAAAAGTTGCCCAAGGACCCCATTTATGCCTCTCTATCCCAGTATGCTGCCAGGAACTCCAGTTTCTTCCAGTGGTCAAAGGACAAGACTG ACTGTTACAGCCATGCTAATTTGGTGGATAAGGCATTGCAGCTCTTGAAGGGAAGAATAATAAGAGGGGATGCTATGGCATATTTCCTGCGAGGTCAACTATATTTTGAAGAG GGATGGTATGAAGAAGCATTAGAACAGTTTGAAGAAATCAAGGAACATGATCATCAAGCAATTTACCAGCTGGGCGTAATGTATTATGATGGGCTGGGGACAGCTGTAAACGCT gaaaaaggagtgcaatatatgaagaaaatagtTGATTCTCCATGTCCCAAAACAAGACACTTGCAATTTGCAGCTGCTTACAACCTTGGAAGAGCTTATTACGAAGGAAAAGGCGTTAACCGATCAATGGAGGAAGCTGAGAG ACTTTGGCTTTTGGCTGCGGACAATGGGAATCCAAAAGCCAGTGTGAAGGCTCAAAGTATCCTAGGGTTGTATTATTCAACGAAAGAACCCAAGGAGCTAGAAAAG GCATTTTATTGGCATTCGGAAGCCTGCGGCAATGGGAACCTGGAGTCCCAGGGTGCCCTGGGGCTCATGTACTTCTACGGACATGGCATCCACCAGGACACGGAGGCTGCCCTGCACTGCTTGCGGGAAGCCGCGGAGCGTGGAAATGTCTACGCCCAAGGCAATCTCGTGGAGTACTACTACAACATGAAGTTCTTCACGAAGTGCGTCTCCTTTTCCAAAAGGTAA
- the UFSP2 gene encoding ufm1-specific protease 2 isoform X1 translates to MTTLPDQPPEPLGGRQRLCHRHVADMVISETMDILFRVRGGLDLAFQLATANEMFIQKALKHVLSDLSAKLSSNALVFRIRHSSVYVWPNSDVNTIPGELTSSSACKTLLRFIQFEQEEDTKRKFMRKKDKKLPDVHQVVNIDLMLEMSTSQTAVTPVIEREIGGHHYVTMTLPVDAVLSVAPEEAWGKVRKLLVDAIHNQLTDMEKCILKYMKGTSIVVPEPMHFLLPGRKNLVTISYPSGIPDGQLQAYREELHDLFNLPHDRPYFKRSNAYHFPDEPYKDGYIRNPHAYLSPPNMETGMVYVVQGLYGYHHYMQDRMDDNGWGCAYRSLQTICSWFKHQGYTERSIPTHREIQQALVDAGDKPATFVGSRQWIGSIEVQLVLNQLMGITSKILFVSQGSEMASQGRALANHFQSEGTPVMIGGGVLAHTILGVAWNEITGQIKFLILDPHYTGAEDLQVILEKGWCGWKGPDFWNKDAYYNLCLPQRPSII, encoded by the exons aTGACGACACTTCCAGACCAGCCTCCTGAGCCTTTGGGCGGTCGTCAGCGCCTCTGTCACCGCCACGTCGCAGACATG GTGATTTCAGAGACTATGGATATACTCTTCAGAGTCAGAGGAGGCCTTGACCTAGCTTTCCAGCTAGCCACTGCTAATG aaatgtttATCCAGAAGGCACTAAAACATGTGTTGAGTGACCTGTCAGCCAAGCTGTCGTCAAACGCACTGGTGTTCAGAATTCGCCACAGCTCGGTGTATGTGTGGCCTAACAGTGACGTAAACACCATCCCAGGAGAACTGACCAGCAGCTCTGCTTGTAAGACCCTACTGCGCTTCATCCA ATTTGAACAGGAAGAAGATACAAAACGAAAATTCATgaggaagaaagacaaaaagTTACCAGATGTG CATCAAGTAGTAAACATAGATCTCATGCTGGAAATGTCAACCTCTCAGACCGCCGTCACCCCCGTCATTGAAAGAGAAATCGGAGGACACCACTATGTTACCATGACGTTGCCGGTTGATGCCGTTTTATCTGTTGCCCCCGAAGAAGCATGGGGAAA GGTTCGCAAACTTCTAGTGGATGCAATTCATAATCAGCTAACTGATATGGAAAAGtgcattttgaaatatatgaaaGGAACCTCCATTGTGGTCCCTGAGCCAATGCACTTTTTATTACCGGGGAGAAAAAATCTTGTAACAATTTCATATCCATCGGGAATTCCAGATGGGCAGCTGCAGGCCTACAGAGAG GAGTTACACGATCTCTTCAATCTGCCTCATGACAGACCTTATTTCAAAAGGTCTAATGCTTATCACTTTCCAGATGAACCATACAAAGATGGTTACATTAGAAATCCACACGCTTATCTCAGTCCACCCAACATGGAGACTGGTATG GTTTATGTGGTCCAGGGCCTGTATGGTTATCATCATTACATGCAGGATCGGATGGATGACAACGGCTGGGGCTGTGCCTACCGATCGCTGCAGACCATCTGCTCTTGGTTCAAACACCAGGGGTACACAGAGAGGTCCATTCCCACACACAGAGAAATCCAGCAG GCTCTCGTTGATGCCGGGGACAAACCAGCAACATTTGTGGGATCACGGCAGTGGATTGGGTCTATCGAGGTACAGCTGGTCCTGAACCAACTGATGGGCATAACTTCAAAAATACTGTTTGTCAG CCAGGGTTCGGAAATGGCCTCTCAGGGACGCGCACTGGCTAATCACTTCCAGAGTGAAGGAACTCCAGTGATGATCG GGGGAGGAGTTTTGGCCCACACGATACTGGGAGTCGCATGGAATGAGATTACAGGGCAGATAAAATTTCTGATTTTAGATCCCCATTATACAGGCGCTGAAGATCTGCAGGTTATTTTGGAAAAG GGCTGGTGTGGATGGAAGGGTCCAGACTTCTGGAATAAGGATGCGTACTACAACTTATGTCTTCCTCAGCGACCaagcattatttaa
- the UFSP2 gene encoding ufm1-specific protease 2 isoform X3: MDILFRVRGGLDLAFQLATANEMFIQKALKHVLSDLSAKLSSNALVFRIRHSSVYVWPNSDVNTIPGELTSSSACKTLLRFIQFEQEEDTKRKFMRKKDKKLPDVHQVVNIDLMLEMSTSQTAVTPVIEREIGGHHYVTMTLPVDAVLSVAPEEAWGKVRKLLVDAIHNQLTDMEKCILKYMKGTSIVVPEPMHFLLPGRKNLVTISYPSGIPDGQLQAYREELHDLFNLPHDRPYFKRSNAYHFPDEPYKDGYIRNPHAYLSPPNMETGMVYVVQGLYGYHHYMQDRMDDNGWGCAYRSLQTICSWFKHQGYTERSIPTHREIQQALVDAGDKPATFVGSRQWIGSIEVQLVLNQLMGITSKILFVSQGSEMASQGRALANHFQSEGTPVMIGGGVLAHTILGVAWNEITGQIKFLILDPHYTGAEDLQVILEKGWCGWKGPDFWNKDAYYNLCLPQRPSII; the protein is encoded by the exons ATGGATATACTCTTCAGAGTCAGAGGAGGCCTTGACCTAGCTTTCCAGCTAGCCACTGCTAATG aaatgtttATCCAGAAGGCACTAAAACATGTGTTGAGTGACCTGTCAGCCAAGCTGTCGTCAAACGCACTGGTGTTCAGAATTCGCCACAGCTCGGTGTATGTGTGGCCTAACAGTGACGTAAACACCATCCCAGGAGAACTGACCAGCAGCTCTGCTTGTAAGACCCTACTGCGCTTCATCCA ATTTGAACAGGAAGAAGATACAAAACGAAAATTCATgaggaagaaagacaaaaagTTACCAGATGTG CATCAAGTAGTAAACATAGATCTCATGCTGGAAATGTCAACCTCTCAGACCGCCGTCACCCCCGTCATTGAAAGAGAAATCGGAGGACACCACTATGTTACCATGACGTTGCCGGTTGATGCCGTTTTATCTGTTGCCCCCGAAGAAGCATGGGGAAA GGTTCGCAAACTTCTAGTGGATGCAATTCATAATCAGCTAACTGATATGGAAAAGtgcattttgaaatatatgaaaGGAACCTCCATTGTGGTCCCTGAGCCAATGCACTTTTTATTACCGGGGAGAAAAAATCTTGTAACAATTTCATATCCATCGGGAATTCCAGATGGGCAGCTGCAGGCCTACAGAGAG GAGTTACACGATCTCTTCAATCTGCCTCATGACAGACCTTATTTCAAAAGGTCTAATGCTTATCACTTTCCAGATGAACCATACAAAGATGGTTACATTAGAAATCCACACGCTTATCTCAGTCCACCCAACATGGAGACTGGTATG GTTTATGTGGTCCAGGGCCTGTATGGTTATCATCATTACATGCAGGATCGGATGGATGACAACGGCTGGGGCTGTGCCTACCGATCGCTGCAGACCATCTGCTCTTGGTTCAAACACCAGGGGTACACAGAGAGGTCCATTCCCACACACAGAGAAATCCAGCAG GCTCTCGTTGATGCCGGGGACAAACCAGCAACATTTGTGGGATCACGGCAGTGGATTGGGTCTATCGAGGTACAGCTGGTCCTGAACCAACTGATGGGCATAACTTCAAAAATACTGTTTGTCAG CCAGGGTTCGGAAATGGCCTCTCAGGGACGCGCACTGGCTAATCACTTCCAGAGTGAAGGAACTCCAGTGATGATCG GGGGAGGAGTTTTGGCCCACACGATACTGGGAGTCGCATGGAATGAGATTACAGGGCAGATAAAATTTCTGATTTTAGATCCCCATTATACAGGCGCTGAAGATCTGCAGGTTATTTTGGAAAAG GGCTGGTGTGGATGGAAGGGTCCAGACTTCTGGAATAAGGATGCGTACTACAACTTATGTCTTCCTCAGCGACCaagcattatttaa
- the UFSP2 gene encoding ufm1-specific protease 2 isoform X2, whose product MTSSTVRTPTINDAFVFSHHLDHQVISETMDILFRVRGGLDLAFQLATANEMFIQKALKHVLSDLSAKLSSNALVFRIRHSSVYVWPNSDVNTIPGELTSSSACKTLLRFIQFEQEEDTKRKFMRKKDKKLPDVHQVVNIDLMLEMSTSQTAVTPVIEREIGGHHYVTMTLPVDAVLSVAPEEAWGKVRKLLVDAIHNQLTDMEKCILKYMKGTSIVVPEPMHFLLPGRKNLVTISYPSGIPDGQLQAYREELHDLFNLPHDRPYFKRSNAYHFPDEPYKDGYIRNPHAYLSPPNMETGMVYVVQGLYGYHHYMQDRMDDNGWGCAYRSLQTICSWFKHQGYTERSIPTHREIQQALVDAGDKPATFVGSRQWIGSIEVQLVLNQLMGITSKILFVSQGSEMASQGRALANHFQSEGTPVMIGGGVLAHTILGVAWNEITGQIKFLILDPHYTGAEDLQVILEKGWCGWKGPDFWNKDAYYNLCLPQRPSII is encoded by the exons ATGACGAGTTCTACAGTCCGTACTCCCACCATTAATGATGCCTTCGTTTTCTCTCATCATCTTGACCACCAA GTGATTTCAGAGACTATGGATATACTCTTCAGAGTCAGAGGAGGCCTTGACCTAGCTTTCCAGCTAGCCACTGCTAATG aaatgtttATCCAGAAGGCACTAAAACATGTGTTGAGTGACCTGTCAGCCAAGCTGTCGTCAAACGCACTGGTGTTCAGAATTCGCCACAGCTCGGTGTATGTGTGGCCTAACAGTGACGTAAACACCATCCCAGGAGAACTGACCAGCAGCTCTGCTTGTAAGACCCTACTGCGCTTCATCCA ATTTGAACAGGAAGAAGATACAAAACGAAAATTCATgaggaagaaagacaaaaagTTACCAGATGTG CATCAAGTAGTAAACATAGATCTCATGCTGGAAATGTCAACCTCTCAGACCGCCGTCACCCCCGTCATTGAAAGAGAAATCGGAGGACACCACTATGTTACCATGACGTTGCCGGTTGATGCCGTTTTATCTGTTGCCCCCGAAGAAGCATGGGGAAA GGTTCGCAAACTTCTAGTGGATGCAATTCATAATCAGCTAACTGATATGGAAAAGtgcattttgaaatatatgaaaGGAACCTCCATTGTGGTCCCTGAGCCAATGCACTTTTTATTACCGGGGAGAAAAAATCTTGTAACAATTTCATATCCATCGGGAATTCCAGATGGGCAGCTGCAGGCCTACAGAGAG GAGTTACACGATCTCTTCAATCTGCCTCATGACAGACCTTATTTCAAAAGGTCTAATGCTTATCACTTTCCAGATGAACCATACAAAGATGGTTACATTAGAAATCCACACGCTTATCTCAGTCCACCCAACATGGAGACTGGTATG GTTTATGTGGTCCAGGGCCTGTATGGTTATCATCATTACATGCAGGATCGGATGGATGACAACGGCTGGGGCTGTGCCTACCGATCGCTGCAGACCATCTGCTCTTGGTTCAAACACCAGGGGTACACAGAGAGGTCCATTCCCACACACAGAGAAATCCAGCAG GCTCTCGTTGATGCCGGGGACAAACCAGCAACATTTGTGGGATCACGGCAGTGGATTGGGTCTATCGAGGTACAGCTGGTCCTGAACCAACTGATGGGCATAACTTCAAAAATACTGTTTGTCAG CCAGGGTTCGGAAATGGCCTCTCAGGGACGCGCACTGGCTAATCACTTCCAGAGTGAAGGAACTCCAGTGATGATCG GGGGAGGAGTTTTGGCCCACACGATACTGGGAGTCGCATGGAATGAGATTACAGGGCAGATAAAATTTCTGATTTTAGATCCCCATTATACAGGCGCTGAAGATCTGCAGGTTATTTTGGAAAAG GGCTGGTGTGGATGGAAGGGTCCAGACTTCTGGAATAAGGATGCGTACTACAACTTATGTCTTCCTCAGCGACCaagcattatttaa